Genomic segment of Salvia splendens isolate huo1 chromosome 12, SspV2, whole genome shotgun sequence:
ggtggttcgcttgacgaagcattagatgcagccgttgaagaggccatggcggcatgctatgcgcaaatgcagcgcgagaaggaggcggcggcgtagccgggtcgaacaacgacatcaacgtcctcaactcgtccaccctcttcaccgaccaaCGTAACGACAACGGCCtgaccatcgagttcactgccaacagaagccaataccatatggggtactacttggccgatggcatctacccacggtggccagttttcctaaagacggtcagctgcccaattggtgagaagagggttttatttgcacaaaagcaggaggcggcgtgGAAGGATGTCGAGTgggcatttggggtgctccaatcacggtgggcaattgtgaaagggccggctcgtttctggtacaaggaagtcatcgccgactggaatgaagacgaccgtgcatctagctcttccggcacatcgaccgacacacccgatagagggttaccgttaggcttcgaagaggttctatctagacaggcctcaatgcgcaaccaacaggagcatgtGCAGCTCATGAGTGAcgtgattgaagaagtgtgggctcgtaaccgccgtcgctgagtttgcgttttttttaattcgcattgtaatgtattaatttttattaaatgaaatgaagtttatgaaattcgtatattaatgtattattttttttaaattcgtatggattttgtaaatattaaaaaaatgataacgtGGCGCgctatagggcgcgccttatggcgccccactgcaggtggggaggtaggaggataaaactgctgacgtggcgcgccatagccttagggcgccccattgctaatgccctcaAGTCAAGTCTGTGAAGCATCATCATCAATGAGTTGTGAGAGATGGGATTGTTGGGACATAATGATCCAGTTCATCTTCTCCTCCGTCAATATGTATCAAGTCTATGaagcatcatcatcatcaatgaGTCGTGAGAAATGGGATTGTTGGGACATCATGATCCGGTTCGTTTTCTCCTCCATCGCTGAAATCTTCACACTTTGCACATCTAAATCTTGTCGCAATTCCCCCCTAATTTCCCCTCTTAATCCCCCCCTTAATTCAGCCCTTTCATCCCTTATTTCCTCACGCAATTCATCTCGCAAGGAAGGATCCAAGGTTGTTGCTCTTGCAGACTGTGTCGAGGTCTAAACCACGAGGTTAGGTACCAAGTTTCCTGTCCCGGACATCCTCTTCTTGTCGAGCTTTCCTCCACAAACATCATTGAAGAAGATATCACTCAAATTTGGATTTTTGCCCTTTGTTGCTGCAATCGCTTGCACCATCGCCTAGATAATAAGAAAATTATACGCACAACTTAAAACATTGAACTACACCTCAAAAAACATATTACTTGAATAATTGATAACAAAAAAACCAATATAACAAATTGTTCATGAAAATTTCTCCACACCTCTCTGCCCCTGGCCTCTCCTACCCCCTAAACCAGACCCCCCACCACTCATATCACCACTGCCACACTCCACAAATTCAATCCCCACATGCTCATGATAGCTTAGTCTGCTCAAAATCTTGTACAAGTATTGACTATCGAGATCTACGTAACAGAGAAAAGAGTATATACACTAAAACAAATATTGTAGAATAGAAATCATGATGTGTTGGAGTATAATCTCACAATCACCGTTGGATGCAGCAAGCtaaaatcaatgtcattctcaacagctgcagatttgttagaggttgagctcgttcaagattttattgagctcggcattttattgagctcggcattttattgagctcggcgttttattgagctcggcattttattgagctcggcgttttattgagctcggcgttttattgagctcggcgttttattgagctcggcatcatgcagcacttcggcatgttgatgcaaaccaagaaacgggaagtagccgttggaacagttataactggtttgttaactaacatctcaagagagccgttggaggatgaagggactgatataaagcagacgaaggctgcatctgaaatagttaatcagctacttcgatattcaagaaaagagtctccaaactatcacttgattagttcttggtttagaattagattagaggtgttgagttcttggagagagttcttgagtaattgtaaatctctgcatatttctcaatatactgaatcatattgcctttggccgtggacgtagatcttacgatcgaaccacgtaaaactctagtgttctttctttttcgcATGGTTGTTGTCATCATCGATCTTTTGCATACTTtcataacaagtggcgccgtctgtgggaaacgcaATCGGAGTTGATATCGATGGCGACGACGAGGTTCGAAGCGGAGAAATTCTCGGGGAAGAATGACTTTGGTCTGTGGCAGATCAAGATGAAGGCTCTGTTGATCCAGCAAGGGCTCGATGAAGCAATCGAGCCAATTGATCCGaaggggaaagaaaaagaagatctcGATGAGAAGAGCGTGAGGAAGAAGACTGAGATTGCCAAGAAAGCCCATAGCGCCATTATTCTCAATCTCACGGACAAGGTGTTGCGCGAGGTTGCGAAGGAAACCACAGCGCATGGGGTATGGACGAAGCTCGAAGCgctgtacatgaccaagtcgcTTGCTAATCGCCTATACATGAAGCAGCGCCTCTTTTCATACAAGATTCTTGAAGACCGACCCTTCGCAGAGCAGATTGATGATTTCAGCAAGAATCTGGAtgatttggagaatgtagatggccccatgaagaatgaagacaaggccatctTGCTCTTGAATGCTCTTCCCAAAACATTCCAGCATCTTAAAGATGCAATGCTGTTTGGCCGGAATGCAGAATCTGGCATCACATATGAAGAAGTTCAGTGTGCTCTTCGATCAAAGGAGCTGGAAAAGAACTCTTCGACGACAAATGAAGGAAGTGGCAGTCAAGCCTTGAATGTAAAGGTtttcaaaggcaagaaaaagaaattcaatcagAATCAAAAGCCTAAGTATCAGAAGCAAAATGAGGAGAAGCGAAGCTGTCATTActgcaagaaacctgggcatCTCAAAAGGGATTGCTACTCGTGGAAAAGGAAGCAAAACGAAGAGAAGGCTACCCAAAATCAGGCTGATCTTGCAGAAGACACAGATCCACCCCAGATCATGAATGTGGTGAGTGGTGGGATAGAGAgttcttggataatggactccgggtgcagcttccatatttgTTCCAACAAAGCTTGGTTTGAAAACCTTTCTGAGGCAACCGGGTCAGTAAtgttggggaatgatcagaTGTGCTACATCAAAGGCATTGGAGATATCAGATTGAGAGCTCATGATGGATCAACAAAACTGCTTACTCAAGTCAGGTACATTCCtgagattaagaggaatttgatttCACTTGGCATGCTTGAATCTAGAGGTTTCAGGTTTTCTTCTAAGAAAGGCTATATGAATGTCTCACTTAATGGAAAAATCTTGCTGATTGCTGAGAGAAGAAACAGTTTATACTATCTAGTAGCAGAAACTGTTGTTGCTTCAGTGAATCTTGCAGAGGACTCTGATATGAGTCTGTGGCACAAGAGGCTCGGCCATCTTGGAGAAAGTGGGATGAGAGAACTGATCCAGAAAGGGGTCATTCCGGCTGGAAGTGATCAGAGGTTCAAGGAATGTGAACACTGTGCTCTGGGAAAGAGCAAGAAGCTACCATACAAGGCTGGTAAACACACCTCCAAATTACCTCTTGACTATGCGCATTGTGATTTATGGGGTCCAGCTCAGCCTGCTTCTAtgggaggaggcaggtatttcatGTCGATAATAGATGATTATAGCAGAAAAGTCTGGATATACATCCTAAAGCAGAAGTCACaagcatttgaaaaattcagagAATGGTGCACAGAGATGAAGCTGAAGAAATCCACCACTCTCAAGTGCTTGAGGACTGATAACGGGCTGGAGTTCTTATCTGAAGATTTTGAGTCTTTCTGCAAATCAAATGGGATACAAAGGCATAGGACAGTCCCGGCTAATCCGCAACAAAACGGagttgctgaaagaatgaaCCGAACACTCCTCGATAGAGTCAGATGCATGCTTTTATCATCAGGCTTGCCAAAGATGTTCTGGGGGGAGGCAGTGTGTACTGCTGCAGTGCTAATTAACAGTTCTCCATCATCAGCTATAGGAAATGAAATCCCAGATGTCAGATGGTATGGTGGAGATAGAGAGTACAATCAGTTCAAGGTGTTCGGTTGTAGAGCATATGCCCACTGCAAGCAGGGAAAGCTTGATGCAAGGGCTCAGAAATGTGTGATGGTTGGGTACCAACATGGAGTAAAAGGGTACAGGTTGTGGTGCACTGAAGAGGGGAACAAGAAGATAATTGTGAGCCGAGATGTGGTCTTCCATGAGCATCATATGCCATTCTTGAAGACTGAGGatcagatgggtgaaagagtaTCTATTGATCAAGAAGTTCAGCATGGCCAGCCACCACCTAGTGATCCAGATGATCAGAATGGAGGTGGAGCTTCAAGCTCCCATAAAGCTTCAAGTCCACAGCAACCCCAGCAACGAGATCAGATTGATGATGATCAGAGATCACATATTATAGCCAGGGACAGAAACAGAAGAGAGATCAGAAAGCCAGCCAGGTTCAGTGATTATGAGATGAGTTTTTTTGCTCTCTGTGTTGCTGAGGTATTGGAGTGCTTAGAGCCATCCACCTATGCTGAAGCTATGTCGAGTAAGGAAAAGGAGAAATGGCTTGcagctatgagagaagagatcCAGTCACTACTCAAAAAccatacttggattttggtgaagaaTCCAGGGACCCAAAAGCTTATTagctgcaaatggatcttcaagatGAAGATTGAAGTTGGTGAAGTTGAGAGTGTCAGATTTAAGGCACGGCTtgttgctagaggattcactcaagaagaggggattgattataatgatgtgttcTCTCCGGTTGTAAAACACAGTTCCATCAGGATATTGCTTGCTCTTGTTGCAAAGTATGATTGGGAGTTACACCAACTCgatgtcaagacagccttcttgcacggtgaacttgaagaaacaatatatatgcatcaaCCCGAGGGGTTCATGGAGGCTGGGAATGAAGACAAAGTGTGTTTGCTCAAGAGAagtttgtatggattgaagcaaagtagtaggcagTGGTATCTCAAGTTTGATGAGCATATGATGAGTATTGGTTTCAGAAAATCGCAGTATGATAGCTGTGTTTACATCAGAGAAAGGAATGGTGTACCAATTGCTTTTCTActtttgtatgttgatgatatgcttgtggcaggagcagatctgtgagtgATTGAGAGAATCAAGGCTGAACTGGAAtccaagtttgaaatgaaggatcttggaaatGCAAGGAGAATCCTTGGCATGGATATACTGAGGGATAGGCCAAAGAGAGAGCTCAGGTTGTTGCAGAGGAATTACATCCAgagagttttgaagaaatttcAGGCTGATGACTTCAAACCTGTCTCTACACCATTGGCTGCTCACTTTAAGTTGAGCATGGATCAGAAACCAAAGAATGACTCAGAGAGGAAAGAGCTGAGCAAGATACCTTATGCAAACATCATAGGAAGCATAATGTACACAATGCTATGcacaagaccagatttggctcagGCTATAAGTGTTACTAGCCGATTTATGTCAGACCATGGGAGAGAGCATTGGATAGCATTGAAGTGGTTGCTCAGATACTTGAAGGGTGCTTCAGATTATGGTCTGTTGTACAAGGCAGATTGTAAGGATCAAGGTGGAGCACTGGTGGGGTTTTGCGATTCTGATTATGCATCAAATATAGATAATAGGAGATCTCAaactggatatgtgttcaccctaAATGGCACTGCTATAAGCTGGAAATCTGGATTACAACATGTGGTTGCTTTATCTACTACGGAAGCTGAGTACATGGCAATGACAGAGGCTGTGAAAGAAGCAATATGGCTGAAGGGAATCCTAGAAGATTTTGGGGAGAAGCAAGACACAGTGGAGATAAACTGTGACAGCAGCAGCGCCTTATGCCTTGCCAAACACCAGGTGTTTCACGAAAGAagtaagcacatagatgtgcggaTGCACTTCATAAGGGATGAAATACAGAGAGGTGAAGTCAAGATGGTGAAAATATCTACTGAGCATAATGCGGCTGATATGTTGACAAAGCCGTTGCCAGCCATGAAGTTTAAATACTGCTTGGGGCTGGTGGGACTTGTGGAGTGATGAGTTTGAGGTTTTGTCAGAGGATTATGATTCATTGTTGACTCTGAGAttaaggtggagtttgttggagtataatctcacaatcaccgttggatgcagcaagctaaaatcaatgtcattctcaacagctgcagatttgttagaggttgagctcgttcaagattttattgagctcggcattttattgagctcggcattttattgagctcggcgttttattgagctcggcattttattgagctcggcgttttattgagctcggcgttttattgagctcggcgttttattgagctcggcatcatgcagcacttcggcatgttgatgcaaaccaagaaacgggaagtagccgttggaacagttataactggtttgttaactaacatctcaagagagccgttggaggatgaagggactgatataaagcagacgaaggctgcatctgaaatagttaatcagctacttcgatattcaagaaaagagtctccaaactatcacttgattagttcttggtttagaattagattagaggtgttgagttcttggagagagttcttgagtaattgtaaatctctgcatatttctcaatatactgaatcatattgcctttggccgtggacgtagatcttacgatcgaaccacgtaaaactctagtgttctttctttttcgcATGGTTGTTGTCATCATCGATCTTTTGCATACTTTCATAACATGATGAAATAGTTAAAGCAAAGAAACCAAAAAATGTCCCACTTAAGACATGAGTGAAGCAATGGAGACACTTAACTGGAACTCCATAAAGATAGCCAGGAAAAAGCAGTATATCATCCAATTTAGGGATCCACCATGTATTATACTCGAACCAAAAgaggaacaaataaaaattacactaaGCAAATATTTTGAGGTCTTGAAAGATGATCATCTAATCACTAAAATAGCTGGCATATACAAAGAAATACGGAACCAGAAAACTTGATCTAATCAAACTAACAGCTTTCTTCACACATAAACATTCATAGTTCCAGAAAAGTTGAATTCATTCTAAtctcttcttcacattcaatcCCAATTCCTGTAATCCACCTATTCATCTCCAATCACCACTAAAACTTGAAATTAGACTCCTATcactcaaattaaaataatccaaACATACAGCCAGCTTGTCACTACAAATATCAGTTACTTTTACATCTATTATAAAGAACATctgtattactccctccgtccccaaagaatgtgcactttggggacgacacgagttttaatgtaaaattggtaaagtaaaagagatgtaaagagaaaaagtaagtaaagtattgttagtagagaatggatctcacttcattagagagaaaagatttttcaaaattagaaagtgcatattcttgtggaacgaactaaaaatgaaagagtgcatattcttgtggaacggtGAGAGTAATATATACTATAACTTACATAGACATCTGCAACCTTTTTACAAGTGTATGTCCCATCTTTGAAGGTGTGGAGTGATTTGAATCTGGCATAGGCAACATCCTTCAACGATACACCTCTCTCGATGgcctatttattaaaatataaaagtaaattaaaataaattatatatatatatatatatatatatatatatatatataggggagcgttattctcctattcatcccttagatcctttattcttcttaatatgggccattaaatctcattcatcaacggtccagatgatctgcattattacactataatggtgcattattagtcggtgtgcattattcaactgaaaatctgcattattacactataatagtgcattattagtcggtgtgcattattgaactgaaaatctgcattattaaatgacacgtggcaccaatctaaccgtcggatgacaaaattctggggctgagattaaaaagaacaaaaacaaaagatacaaaaaggaaatgaatatagtgtaataatgcagatcatcacaaccatccaattcaaggatccaagggctgtgattaaaaagaagcttggactgaaaagctgcgaaaGACCTTAACACAcctatatacacacacacacacacacacacacacacacacacacacacacacacacacacatatatatatatatatatatatatatatatagtagtgatataGGGCAAGTGCCCGTTAactacataactagagaacaaatcaccgccacaagatcaagaaaatcaagggctagtattaatacatgtaattttcgaatttaaatgagaaattagttccctctatcacaaatttacttcacaataacaaggcgggggtataatgatAATTGCACAGAAAAATTAGgttatgtaaatttttacttcatttgaaAGTTAACCTCGCGGACGAGATCTCCCGCTCCTTGGGGCTGCAGCCGCACGTGGCGAACTTCGTGAACATCTTGGTGGACATGAAGCGAGTGGATCTGATCAAGGAGATCGCGGCGGAGTTCAAGCTGATCGCGAATCGGCTGTCGGAGACGGAGGTGGCGACGGTGGCGTCGGTGGTGGAGCTGGAGCCGCAGCATCTGGCGGAGATCGCGAAGCGCGTGCAGAAGCTGACCGGGGCGAAGAATGTGAAGC
This window contains:
- the LOC121757735 gene encoding ATP synthase delta chain, chloroplastic-like, with the translated sequence MSEAMETLNWNSIKIARKKQYIIQFRDPPFNLADEISRSLGLQPHVANFVNILVDMKRVDLIKEIAAEFKLIANRLSETEVATVASVVELEPQHLAEIAKRVQKLTGAKNVKLKTVIDKSLLAGITIRYGNFSSKLIDLSVKKQLDDVPGL